A single Silvibacterium dinghuense DNA region contains:
- a CDS encoding TonB-dependent receptor yields MFVLAILMASVNSLAQSGAGSIQGTLTDSTGAVLPNAAVHVVNDATAQFADTATNSAGFYSVPGLFAGHYTITFSSPGMKTYETRLDLQVAQTAVVSAALSVGAVSEKVTVTGQTQQLATYDNGTVSTDLDNARINQLPMNGRSLLTLTGMATPGLEASGTRVNGLEASGLEYVQDGTPMINRDNGGQASQADPDAVQEVKIETSSSNAMYATPGTAVITTKSGTNQLHGSFFETARNNAIGIARSRSNPSDYVAPQYVRNEFGASGGGPIIIPHLYDGKNRSFFFFAYERYSLRSGSYTLGTVPTTAERQGDFSGMVNSDGILQQLYDPETTNASTYQRQPFANNQIPVARLSPLAKALFSITPAPTNNSNPLIQDNIAYPAVNNATAPTISTRLDHTFDERNNAYLRYTYYNSVTTTPYSTIPEAATVAGSGIPAGAANVITSTILQHSAAVGYTHIFSPTFVSQTVLGNIWITTWANVPAGNANLNYESKLGLPNNFGETGFPEILGPTYEFGGGQVEWGGPMIITNLDENLTKTLGRHQLFFGGRYRHERLGILPDRTADQFDFESQTTGLYNPASGTSYSAYANTGNVDADLFLGSPYYYAVRLNPPYEHWRDQEFDSYIQDDYHLRSNLTFNLGLRWEAHPVATEKSNLINGFDMATKAVVLGTPISTLIQKGYTTQAIITNLENLGVNFETPAQAGLPQHMIYGNNAVFSPRLGVAYSPFGSGRGTVLRAGYGRYAYPIPLRNFYATAKTNEPFAGVYYQNYNSGADTPDGLNNYLLRAQQPVIAGENSSDVVNSSSTNAIQPGVTEFSLNPHYPPNMVSEANATVEQPLKPSSVLRVSYVYEHGTHLDQEYEYNNAMSTYVWETKTGTAPPSGTYSSVALNPYDAHTYGTLIRDDRNGYSNYHALQANYQRLYKNGYAYQLSYVYARAMRVGGNAFRDSIIYPAGDYAAGTLSSTDYNYLNRMQNYGIDSAIPEHHINFNGILDLPVGHGKRIFGNANRFVDELIGGYQIAYDGSITSQYFEPSASNWGGVNPAGTGSIGPIHVYKKRYKVTDCSSGTCYPGHLWYNGFISPLLINSPCGSNLIGGLPADYQAYQTPIVVDPGSITCSGTTAKASNAEYLTNTVPVKLNNGATQTITYSPGPAGVNPFSHTFLHGPFDWSSDISLFKVFPIKDSMNLRVNVDAFNAFNVQGDVNPNSNGIQYARSSYNTPRQIQITARLTF; encoded by the coding sequence ATGTTTGTTCTCGCCATTCTTATGGCAAGCGTCAACAGCCTGGCACAAAGCGGTGCCGGAAGCATTCAGGGCACACTCACGGACAGCACCGGGGCCGTTCTGCCGAATGCCGCCGTGCACGTGGTCAACGATGCAACCGCGCAGTTCGCCGACACCGCGACCAACAGTGCCGGCTTCTACTCGGTGCCGGGCCTCTTCGCCGGCCACTACACCATCACGTTTTCCTCTCCCGGGATGAAGACCTACGAAACCCGCCTGGATCTGCAGGTAGCTCAGACCGCAGTCGTGAGCGCGGCTCTTTCGGTAGGCGCAGTCTCGGAGAAAGTGACGGTAACCGGACAGACGCAGCAGCTCGCCACCTACGACAACGGCACGGTGAGCACCGACCTGGACAACGCAAGAATCAACCAGCTCCCCATGAACGGCCGCAGCCTCCTTACCCTGACGGGCATGGCCACACCGGGCCTGGAAGCCAGCGGCACCCGCGTAAACGGTCTTGAGGCCTCGGGCCTCGAGTACGTGCAGGATGGCACTCCGATGATCAACCGCGACAACGGAGGCCAGGCCAGCCAGGCCGATCCCGATGCGGTGCAGGAAGTGAAGATCGAAACCAGCTCGTCGAATGCCATGTACGCGACGCCGGGCACCGCGGTCATCACCACCAAATCCGGGACCAACCAGTTGCACGGCTCCTTCTTCGAAACTGCCCGCAACAACGCGATCGGCATTGCCCGTTCCCGCTCGAATCCGTCCGACTACGTCGCGCCGCAATATGTCCGCAACGAATTCGGCGCCTCGGGAGGCGGTCCAATCATCATTCCCCATCTCTACGACGGCAAGAACAGATCCTTCTTCTTCTTCGCCTATGAGCGCTACTCCCTGCGTTCAGGCTCGTACACGCTGGGGACCGTGCCGACCACCGCGGAACGGCAGGGCGACTTCAGCGGCATGGTGAACAGCGACGGCATTCTGCAGCAGCTCTACGATCCGGAAACCACGAACGCATCCACCTACCAGCGCCAGCCCTTCGCCAACAACCAGATCCCTGTCGCCCGGCTAAGTCCTCTGGCGAAAGCGCTCTTTTCCATCACCCCGGCTCCCACCAACAACAGCAATCCGCTTATCCAGGACAACATCGCCTATCCGGCAGTCAACAATGCCACCGCGCCGACGATCTCGACGCGCCTGGATCACACCTTCGACGAAAGAAACAACGCCTACCTGCGCTACACCTACTACAACTCGGTCACAACCACGCCGTACTCCACGATTCCGGAGGCGGCAACCGTCGCAGGCTCAGGCATCCCAGCGGGCGCAGCCAATGTGATTACCAGCACCATCCTGCAGCACAGCGCGGCCGTGGGCTACACCCACATCTTTTCTCCTACCTTTGTCTCCCAGACGGTCCTCGGCAACATCTGGATCACCACATGGGCGAACGTGCCCGCAGGCAACGCCAACCTCAACTATGAAAGCAAACTGGGCCTGCCGAATAACTTCGGAGAAACAGGGTTTCCCGAAATCCTCGGGCCCACGTATGAGTTCGGAGGCGGCCAGGTAGAGTGGGGCGGCCCGATGATCATTACCAATCTCGACGAAAACCTTACCAAGACGCTGGGTCGTCATCAGCTGTTCTTCGGCGGACGCTACCGCCATGAGCGTCTCGGCATCCTGCCTGACAGGACCGCCGATCAATTCGACTTTGAAAGCCAGACCACCGGCCTGTACAACCCGGCCTCCGGTACCAGCTACAGCGCCTATGCCAACACCGGCAATGTCGATGCCGACCTCTTCCTTGGTTCTCCTTATTACTATGCCGTCCGCCTGAACCCGCCCTATGAACACTGGCGCGACCAGGAGTTCGACAGCTACATCCAGGACGACTATCACCTGCGCAGCAATCTCACCTTCAACCTCGGCCTGCGCTGGGAAGCTCATCCCGTGGCGACGGAGAAATCCAACCTCATCAACGGCTTTGACATGGCAACGAAGGCTGTCGTTCTGGGCACGCCGATCTCTACGCTGATTCAGAAGGGATACACGACCCAGGCCATCATCACGAACCTGGAAAACCTGGGTGTCAATTTTGAAACACCTGCGCAGGCCGGACTTCCGCAGCACATGATCTATGGCAACAATGCCGTCTTCAGTCCGCGCCTCGGAGTGGCCTACTCTCCCTTCGGCAGCGGCCGCGGCACCGTGCTGCGCGCCGGCTATGGACGCTACGCCTATCCCATCCCGCTGCGTAACTTCTACGCCACGGCCAAGACCAATGAGCCCTTCGCCGGCGTCTACTACCAGAACTACAACTCCGGCGCCGACACTCCGGATGGCCTGAATAACTACCTATTGCGCGCGCAGCAGCCGGTCATCGCGGGCGAGAACAGCTCCGATGTCGTCAACTCTTCCAGCACGAATGCAATCCAGCCGGGCGTGACAGAGTTTTCCCTCAATCCGCACTACCCACCCAACATGGTGTCCGAAGCGAATGCAACCGTCGAACAGCCGCTGAAACCAAGCTCGGTGCTGCGCGTGAGCTATGTCTACGAGCACGGCACCCACCTGGATCAGGAATACGAATACAACAACGCCATGTCGACCTACGTGTGGGAGACGAAGACAGGAACCGCGCCTCCCAGCGGCACTTACTCCTCGGTTGCGCTCAATCCCTATGACGCCCACACCTATGGCACGCTCATCCGCGACGATCGCAACGGCTACTCCAACTATCACGCGCTGCAGGCGAACTATCAGCGCCTCTATAAGAACGGCTATGCCTACCAGCTGTCCTATGTCTATGCCCGGGCCATGCGCGTAGGCGGCAATGCCTTCCGCGACAGCATCATTTATCCGGCCGGAGACTACGCCGCAGGCACACTCTCTTCGACCGACTACAACTATCTGAACCGCATGCAGAACTACGGCATCGATTCGGCAATCCCGGAGCATCACATCAACTTCAACGGCATCCTCGATCTGCCGGTCGGGCACGGCAAGCGCATCTTCGGCAATGCGAATCGCTTTGTAGACGAGCTCATCGGCGGCTACCAGATCGCCTACGATGGCAGCATCACGTCTCAGTATTTCGAACCCTCGGCCAGCAACTGGGGTGGAGTCAACCCCGCGGGCACCGGCTCCATCGGCCCCATCCACGTCTACAAGAAGAGATATAAAGTCACCGATTGCAGCAGCGGAACCTGCTACCCGGGCCATCTCTGGTACAACGGTTTCATCTCTCCGCTGCTCATCAATAGCCCCTGCGGCTCAAACCTGATCGGTGGACTGCCGGCCGACTACCAGGCTTATCAGACGCCCATCGTCGTTGATCCTGGAAGCATCACCTGCTCGGGAACAACCGCCAAAGCGAGCAATGCGGAGTACCTGACCAACACTGTTCCGGTAAAACTCAACAATGGAGCCACGCAAACCATCACTTATTCTCCAGGACCCGCAGGCGTGAACCCTTTCTCTCACACCTTCCTGCATGGCCCATTCGACTGGAGCTCCGACATCTCGCTCTTCAAAGTCTTCCCCATCAAGGACTCCATGAATCTGCGCGTGAATGTGGATGCGTTCAACGCATTCAACGTGCAGGGCGATGTCAACCCAAACAGCAACGGCATCCAGTATGCACGGTCGTCTTACAACACACCGCGTCAGATACAGATCACCGCACGCCTGACGTTCTAA
- a CDS encoding right-handed parallel beta-helix repeat-containing protein — translation MSRLPLHIIRPTLLCSALLCGAGAAHAATYYISSSGSDTNSGLRKNDAWKTLDQVNRHVFAPGDRILFHRGDAWSGQLTPQGSGAEGHPVILDTYGSGPEPIIHGPGTDHSSAVDLKDLSYWEIHHLELTNSQPAGGTHVLRGILVESSSQKNLEHHIYIRDCYVHDVNSVGYGDPHYTKISGGILYDVNIDDARVENCHVARVTVEGIRNNSPLTTSRVIFRNNEIEDVYGDGIVLHGSSGGSIIEHNRVRNACMSDAANYAAVWTYASRHTLIQFNEVYGTTAGGPNDGEAFDADIDTDGDIFQYNYTHDNARGFMLFMSSAKNIVVRYNISQNDAMMAARQGGHRLFYQDGKTGSLSNRIYNNTFYTGSLDTVFFQSRNIDFRNNILYSTGEVKQLSTLPVNADSQIERNLFFPAITPAKSDQESIAGHNLAADPRFRAGGAGKANAHSGKAGFFRDPKEYRLKRGSPALRAGQVIEQNGGFDYFGKSLPAQQAPNLGAAN, via the coding sequence ATGTCCAGGCTTCCGCTCCATATCATCCGTCCTACGCTCTTATGCAGTGCGCTCCTGTGCGGCGCGGGAGCGGCCCATGCTGCGACCTATTACATATCCTCCAGCGGGAGCGACACCAACTCGGGCCTGCGCAAAAATGATGCCTGGAAGACACTGGACCAGGTCAATCGTCATGTCTTCGCGCCGGGCGATCGCATCCTCTTCCATCGGGGAGATGCATGGTCCGGCCAGCTCACGCCGCAGGGCTCAGGCGCAGAAGGCCATCCCGTCATCCTCGACACCTACGGCTCTGGGCCTGAACCCATCATTCACGGCCCTGGAACCGATCACTCCTCCGCCGTGGACCTCAAAGACCTTTCATACTGGGAGATCCATCACCTCGAGCTGACCAACTCTCAGCCTGCCGGAGGCACGCATGTGTTGCGCGGCATCCTTGTCGAATCAAGCTCGCAGAAAAACCTCGAGCATCACATTTATATCCGTGACTGTTACGTACATGATGTCAACTCCGTCGGCTACGGAGATCCGCACTACACAAAGATCAGCGGCGGCATCCTGTATGACGTAAATATCGACGATGCAAGAGTAGAAAACTGCCATGTCGCAAGAGTTACAGTAGAAGGCATTCGCAATAACAGCCCTTTGACGACATCGAGGGTGATCTTCCGCAACAACGAGATTGAAGATGTGTACGGCGACGGCATCGTGCTGCATGGATCAAGCGGCGGCTCGATCATCGAGCACAACCGCGTGCGCAATGCCTGCATGAGCGACGCGGCGAACTACGCCGCTGTCTGGACCTACGCCAGCCGCCACACCCTGATCCAATTCAATGAAGTCTACGGAACTACGGCGGGAGGCCCGAACGACGGAGAAGCCTTCGACGCCGATATCGACACCGACGGCGACATCTTCCAATACAACTACACCCACGACAACGCGCGCGGCTTCATGCTCTTCATGAGCTCGGCGAAAAATATTGTGGTGCGGTATAACATCAGCCAGAACGATGCCATGATGGCGGCGCGACAGGGCGGCCACCGCCTCTTCTATCAGGATGGGAAAACAGGCAGCCTCAGCAATCGAATTTACAACAACACGTTCTATACCGGCAGCCTGGATACCGTCTTCTTTCAAAGCCGGAACATCGATTTCCGCAATAACATCCTCTACTCCACCGGCGAGGTGAAGCAGCTTTCAACCCTGCCGGTCAATGCAGACAGCCAGATCGAGCGCAATCTGTTCTTTCCTGCTATCACCCCGGCGAAAAGCGATCAGGAGAGCATAGCCGGCCATAACCTTGCTGCCGATCCTCGCTTTCGCGCAGGCGGCGCGGGGAAAGCCAATGCGCATTCCGGAAAAGCGGGCTTCTTCCGCGATCCGAAGGAATACCGACTGAAGCGCGGGTCGCCGGCTCTGCGTGCAGGCCAGGTGATAGAACAGAATGGCGGCTTCGACTACTTCGGCAAATCATTGCCAGCGCAGCAAGCTCCAAACCTGGGCGCCGCCAATTGA